Genomic window (Chengkuizengella sediminis):
TATGATCATTCAAATGTTCAACAAAAATCTCAAGCTCAACCAACAACCACTTATGACAGTGGTTCTAAAATAGATGACATGATGAAAGATGTTGAAAAAAAAGCAATGCAGCAAGAAATAGAAAATTTAAAATCAAAATTAGCTAAATATGAGAAAGGGGAACAAAAATAATGGGCGTTTTTAAAAGAATATCAGATATGACAAAAGCATCTTTACACGAGGTACTTGATAAAATTGAGGATCCAATTGTAATGTTAAATCAATACTTAAGAGATATGGAAGAAGAAATTGCAAATGCTGAAGTGACAGTAGCTAAACAGCTTGCAAATGAACGTATGTTAAAACAGAGGTTAGATGAAATGGTGGCCTCTAGTAAAAGTAAGGAACTAAAAGCTACAGAGGTTATGAAAAATGGGCAAGATGATGAAGCCAAGGAAATACTTGAACAAAAAATACAACTAGATCAAAAAGCTGAAGAGCTTACTCAAATGCATTTAGTTTCAAAATCGCAAGCAGAAGAATTAAAAGATCAGCTTCACGAAATGAAAGAAGAATTTTACAAAATGCGCAACAAGCGTAATGAGTTAGCTTCAAGATCTCAGATTGCAGATACAAAAAAGCAAATGGCTCAGTTATCAAATAATCAACAAATTGATCGTGGTAACGCCTCATCTGGATTTAGAAGAGTTGAAGAGAAAATAGTACAGAAGGAAATAGAATCACAAGTTTTTAGCAGCAAAGAATTTACAAAATCTAATCTTACAAATATAAATCCTGCAAATAAAGAAAAGTTAGACGCAGAATTTAAAGCCTTAAAAGATAAAGCTACAAAATCAAAATAAACCATTTAGATCAAAACATATATCCAAAATTTGTACAATTATGTTATGCTATTAAAGGATTAAGCCATACGGTTTGTTATTGCCGCTATGGCTTTTCATGGCTTATAGTTTAGAATTGTTTTACATTTGTGATTGTAATCATACTCAAGGAAAGGGGAGCGACAATATGAAGGAGCGGAGTAATCGTAATACTGCTTTAGTTTTGATATTTGCTGGACTATATTTATTGTTTGGTAATTTAATTGGTTTTTTAACTGTTGCTGCCCTAATTTTGATATGGTTTGGTGCAAATAGAGTTCGCATTGGAGAAAAAAATAAAGGTTATCTTTTGATCGTTATTGGAATTATTATACTGATCAGTAATCATGTCATGTTTGTTGTTGGTTTAGTATTAATTGCCTTTGGATATTTTTATATGAGATCAGATAAACAGAAATTTGATGAACCATTTATGCAAAAACAAAATATTGTACAAAGCATAAAGTGGAAAAAGAATCAATGGACTTTGAAAAATATGATGATTCGTTCCATTGTAGGAGAAATCCAAATGGACGTATCAAATGCACTTATAGAGGAAAAAGAAACAAAAATTATTTTGCAAGGCATCGTGGGTGACATTGATATTATTGTCCCTGAGCATATTGGTGTTACGATAGAATCAACTGTTATTATAGGGGAAATAGGGTTGAACTGGGAAAAAGAAGCAGGGATCATGAATAAATATATATGGACTTCTCCAAATTATGCTTCTTCTGATGTGAAAATTCATTTTGTCATATCTTATCTTATAGGAGATATCGATATAAGAATAATTTAAGATACCCACAAAAGTGAACTGAAACTTTAATAAGGAAATTACGTATTTCATTGTATTGAACAAATTTGTTTCATATCATTTTCGTATCGTTTTTTGAAGGAGGGGAGTTACTATGCGGCGTAATAAAAAAAAGCTAACAAATATGATATGGAGAAACATGGGGGAATCCATTACGGCTTCTATACTGATTTTTTTCATTATTATATATTTTTTAGAAACCAACGGATACTTAAAACGTTTAGAACCATGGATCATGGTTCAGCATAGTCTCACTCTCTTTGTTATTGTACTTATCATCGGCGCGCTATTTGGTTTTTTACAAAGCAATAAAATTAAAAAAAGGTTAGATCGTTTACATGATTCTATGCTTTTGTTAGAGAAAGGAAATTTACCAAAAGATATCCCTTCATTAGGTGAGGACGAAATCGGTAGATTAGCAGATCAATTAAGTGATATTAGAACAAAGTGGGAGGATCAAATCACCTCACTGCAAAGATTATCAACAAACAATGCACAGCTTGCAGAAAAAGCTCGTTTTTCTGCTGTAACGGAGGAACGTCAACGGTTAGCTCGAGAATTACATGATGCAGTCAGTCAACAGTTATTTGCTATTTCTATGACAGCAACAGCTGTAGGCAGGACTTTAAATATAGATTTTGAGAAAGCAAAAAGGCAAGTATCACTCATTGAAGAGATGGCATCTGTAGCCCAATCTGAAATGAGGGCACTATTGTTACATTTACGTCCTGTTCATTTAGAAGGAAAAAGACTATCTCAAGGATTGCATGAGTTGTTACATGAGTTGAACTCCAAGGTTCCCATACATATTACGTTAGATATGGATGACAACCTTCAATTAACTAAAGGAGTAGAGGATCATATTTTTCGAATCATTCAAGAAGCATTATCTAATACATTACGACATTCTAAAGCATCTGAGATGGAAATTAAATGTTCTTACAATGGGAGTATAGTTCGTTTAATGATAAAAGATAATGGTGTAGGTTTTGATATGAATGTTCAAAAACATGCATCTTATGGTATTGTCTCCATGAAAGAACGAATAAATGAAATAGGTGGGTCTATTCAGTTTATTACCGCACCTGGAAAAGGAACAAGAATTGAAATACGTATTCCTGTTGTGAACGGAGAAAGGGGGAGGCAAGATGCCTATTCCAATTAAGGTTTTAATTGTAGATGACCATGAAATGGTTCGTATTGGTCTCTCAGCTGTTTTAAGTACTGAGGAAGACATTGAGATCATAGGTGAGGCAAGTAACGGGGAGGAAGGGATCAGGCTTGCGCAGGACTATGATCCTGATGTTGTTTTAATGGATTTGGTGATGGAAGAAATGGATGGAATAGAAACAACAAAAAAAATATTAAAACTTAAACCCAAATGTAAAGTGATTGTACTTACCAGTTATTTAGATGATGAAAAGGTTTATCCTGTAATAGAAGCGGGAGCGTTTAGTTATTTATTAAAAACATCTCGTGCAACTGAAATCGCTCAGGCCATTCGTTCAGCGATGAATGGTCATCCTATTCTCGAATCACAAGTTGCTTCAAAAATTATGAATCGATTTAGACAAACACAACAAGAAAAAGAACCGCATGAAGAATTAACTGAACGTGAGATGGAAGTGTTAAGACTGATAGCAAAAGGGAAGTCAAATCAAGATGTGGCGGATGAACTTTTTATCGGTGTAAAGACAGTTAAATTTCACGTGACGAATATATTAGCAAAACTTGGAGTTGAAGATAGAACTCAAGCCGCAATTTACGCTTTTAAACATGGTTTAGCTGAGTAAAAATACAATATACAAAAAAAACCCACTTTATAATAAAAGTGGGATGAAGGCTTTGTTGAGAGCTTTTGTTCAAAGATTGAACTAACCGATATATGTTATACTAATTTAAAAGAAACTTGTATCAAACAATAAATTAATATCCGAAAGTTCAACTTTATATTTTGTGCCGAAGTCTAATTCTGATGTAAAACCAACTTCATTAGGATAAAAGCCGATTCCTTCATGGAAAGTCATGGCTTTCTTTTTTTTGTTTCTTTTTTGTTTTCTGCTACTTTTCTTCTTTAATTTTGAAGTACTGGTATGATTAAAATCATTAAAATATAGTCTACGCCTACTATCGATCCGACTCAGAATTCCAAAATGTTCTTTTCCATCATTAGTTAGGACTAATAATGGATTTCCTATATGTTTGCTTATGTTCTCCTCATCCAGTTTTATAGGAAACATAGGCTTTTCACCTCCTACAAATATCCATATATTTAACATATTCAAAAGTTGAACTTTTGGAATAGACGAATAACTAGGTGAGATAAGCCCATTTTTTAAAAATGATAAGAAATTATAACTATTGGGACAAAGCTTATCTCCAATTTTGCAGGTTATTTCATGCAAGGGATATTGAATCATATAATTTGATTATGCTACACTTCTAAAAGGTAGATAGAAAAATACGGATGAAAGAAATGATGATGAGATGAATAATAATTTAAACAGTCAATCAGGAGTTACTTTTTTTATTTTTGGAGCTACAGGAGATTTGGCCAAACGTAAACTGTATCCAGCTATTTATAGTTTATTTAGAGAAGGTAAACTGTCTGAAAGATTTGCAGTGATTGGACTAGCCAGAAGACATCGTTCCAAGGAAGAGTTTCAAAATGATGTATATCATTCAATTCAGGAGTTTGCTCGATATGATATATCGAAGGATGATAACTGGCAAAGCTTTGTAAATCACTTTGAATATATGTCGCTAAACACTAATGACAAAAACGCTTTTTATGAGTTAAATCAACTAACAGAATCTTTAGAGCAAAGATTCAATATCGAAGGTAATCGATTATTTTATTTAGCGCTTGCCCCTCAACTATTTGGTCAGGTCGCTAATCACTTACGTGAGGGTAGACTTCTGCAAAGTACTGGATGGCATCGAGTGGTTATTGAAAAACCATTTGGGTATGACTTGAAATCTGCTGAGGACTTAAATACACAAATAAGAGAAGTGTTTGAAGAGGAAGAAATATATCGAATCGATCATTACCTTGGGAAGGAAATGATTCAAAACATAGAAGTTATTCGTTTCGCAAATGCGTTTTTTGAACCATTATGGAACAATAAGTACATAGCAAATATTCAGATTACATTAAGTGAAACGGTCGGTGTAGGTGATCGTGGTGGGTATTATGAGAATTCAGGTGCATTAAGAGATATGGCACAAAATCATATGCTGCAAATGGTAGCAATGATGGCTATGGAACCACCAAGCAGAATGGAATCGGAAGATATAAGAGATGAAAAAGTGAAAGTATTACGTTCAATTCGATCTTATAAAGATGAGCAAGAAGTAAAGGAAAGTGTCGTAAGAGCTCAGTATATTGAAGGTACTTTGAATAATAAAACAGTGAAAGCTTATCGAGATGAAGATTCAGTTTCTAAAACCTCAAATACAGAAACTTTTTTTGCAGCAGAATTGTACGTTGATAATTTTCGTTGGGCAGGTGTTCCTTTTTATGTGCGCACAGGTAAAAGATTGCCAGCTAAAGCGACAGAAGTTGTTGTGGAATTTAAAAATATTCCAGAAAACGTGTACTTCGCTAAAACGAACACACTAGAACCAAACTTGTTAGTATTCCGTGTCAATCCACAGGAAGGTATTTATATTAAATTTAATGCTAAAAAACCAGGTGGAGAATCCATGATTATACCAGTAGCTATGGATTTCTGCCAAAGCTGTGAAGTGGGATTAAATACACCTGAAGCCTATGAAAGATTAGTGTTTGATGCGATTCGTGGAGATTCAACTTATTTTACTCGTTGGGATGAAGTAGCTTCTGCATGGAAATACATTGATTCTATTTCAGAATCTTGGTCATCATCAGATGGAAGCGATCTGCAGTATTATGAAGCGGGAACATGGGGACCAAAAGGAATGAAAGATCTTTTAGAGAAAAAAGGTTTTAAGTGGTGGCCAGTTCATGGTCAAGAAGAAGCTGAGGTCACATGGGTTCAGGTTAAGAGTGAAAAATAGGAGGAGTTTCTATGTTTAAAATATATGACATTTCTATGACAATACACGAAGATATGCAAGTGTATAAAAATAAAGAGGAAAAAAAACCAAAAATTGAAACAGCATCTGATTTTTCCAATTCGTCTGCTTTTGAATCGATTTTAAGTTTAAACGTACACACTGGAACACATCTAGATGCTCCGTTACATATGATTGAGGGGGGAGAAACGATTGAATCCATCCCATTAGAAAATTTAGTATCTACGGCACGTGTGTTAGATTTAACACATGTAGAGGGGCAAATTGGAAAAAGTGATTTAGAACCTTTTGCGATTCAAGAAGGGGAATGGATCTTATTCAAAACAAAAAATTCATTATCAGAACAATTTGATTTCAACTTTATTTATTTAAATGAAGATGGTGCAGCTTATTTAAAAGAAATCAATGTGAAGGGGATCGGTACAGATGGATTAGGTATTGAACGTGCCCAACCTGATCATGAAACACATAAAATATTATTTGAAAATAAAATTATTATAGTTGAAGGTCTTCGTCTAAAAGATGTGCCATCAGGAACATATTTTATGGTTATCGCTCCTTTAAAATTAGAAGGTATTGATGCTGCTCCTGCACGTGCGTTATTATTGGGTCAATAAAAACATCAATTTCATTGAATTGAAAATTAGAAAGGATTTATAAATGAATCAGACTTCAAAAGAAACATTTGATCAGGAAGTAAATAAAAGACGAACATTTGCGATCATTTCCCATCCAGATGCTGGGAAAACAACATTAACGGAGAAACTTCTTTTATTTGGGGGAGCAATTCGTCTCGCTGGTACTGTAAAGGGAAGAAAAGCATCTAAACATGCCACATCAGATTGGATGGAAATAGAGAAGCAAAGAGGAATATCTGTTACTTCAAGTGTTATGCAATTCGAGTATGAAGGACATAAAGTGAATATATTGGATACACCAGGTCACCAAGATTTTAGTGAGGATACTTATCGAACCCTAACTGCGGCGGATAGTGCTGTGATGTTAATTGATTCAGCAAAAGGTGTGGAAGCACAAACGATGAAGCTGTTTGAGGTTTGTCGTAAGAGAGGTATCCCAATCTTTACATTTATTAATAAAATGGACCGAGAAGGTCAGAATCCATTTGATTTATTAGAGGAAATTGAAAATGTACTTGGAATTCGTTCGTTCCCAATGAATTGGCCAATAGGATCTGGTAAACAATTGTGTGGAGTATATGATCGTCATACCACAAGAGTTGAATTATTCCAAGGGGATAATCATGATGAAATAAAAGTTCAAGATGTTAGTGGTTATGATGATGAGATTATAAAAAATATTACGACAGATTATTTATTTGAGAGTTTAAATGAAGATTTACAACTGTTAGATGTTGCAGGAGATCCTTTTGATTACGAGAAAGTAAAACAAGGTGAATTAACACCTGTTTTCTTTGGTAGTGCGATTAATAATTTTGGTGTTCAAACTTTTTTAGATAACTTTTTAAAGTTAGCCCCAAGTCCAGTACCAAGAACAAGTAGTCAAGGTGAAATTAGTCCAAGTGATAAAAACTTTTCGGGTTTTGTATTTAAAATACAAGCGAACATGAATCCCGCACATCGTGATCGTATTGCTTTCTTACGCATTTGTTCTGGAGAATTTGATCGTGGAATGAGTGTAAAACATATTCGAACAGGTAAAAATATTAAATTAGCACAACCGCAGCAGTTTATGGCGCAAGACAGAGATATTGTTGAGCAGGCTTATGCAGGTGATATCATTGGATTATTTGATCCTGGGATATTCAAAATAGGTGATTCATTAAGTGTGAAAGCAAATTTAGAGTTTGATGAACTACCAACATTTCCACCTGAATTATTTGCCAAAGTCATTGTGAAAAATGCTTTGAAAAATAAACAATTTCAAAAGGGGATAGAACAGTTAACAGATGAAGGGACTGTTCAATATTTTCAATCCATCGCTGGAGATGAGAAAATATTAGGTGTTGTAGGACAACTTCAATTTGAGGTATTTGAATACCGTATGAAAGTAGAATACGGTGTAGACATTGAACTCCATCGATTAAGTTATCAATTATCAAGATGGATTCAAGCAGATCAAATCGAACCAAGTAAATTTAGAATCAATTCACAATTAGTATTAGATAAAAAAGGAAATCATGTAGCTTTGTTTGAAAATGAATACGCGATGAGAACGTCTATGGAAAAGAATGAGAACGTTCAATTTCTTGAGAACCCACTGCAGTAATCTTCAAAGGTATAAGGTTATACAAAAAATTCTGCAGAAAAAAAGGGATTGTCAGTAAATAAACGTAGATTTTGAAGACAACCCTTTTACTACAATTTTATTATTGAGGTAAATGACTTTCCAAGGTAGAAATTAATTGACTTTGTGTTTGTTCATCTGATTTTTCCCAGATCAATTCAAAAATTACACCTAGTCCTGGTAATGCTCTTTCATCATTATGAATGGAATCAGTAATGATCTCATGTAATTCAGATTCATTTTTGTTTTGAAGCTTTTGGAAAATGGCTTGTCTTAAGTCCATCATCAGTTTAAAAACCTCCACATCGTGTTGTATAGTTTATTTTGCTCAATCATTACGTTTAATATCAATTTTGTTTTAACCTCAAAGGAGGGACTTTTTTGAAAAAACAGTTTGCAGTTATTGGAATAGGCCGCTTTGGATCAAGTGTTGCAAAAACGTTATATCATATGGGTTTTGAAGTATTAGCCATTGATTCCAATGAAAGTCGTATTCAAGAAATTATTAATGAAGTTACCCATGCAGTCCAAGCGGACACAACGGATGATGAAGCCTTAAAAGCGATTGGAATTAGAAATTTTGATGTCGTTGTTGTTGCTATTGGACAAGATATACAAGCGAGTATTCTAACAACCCTCATATTAAAGGATTTGGGAGTTAATACTTTAATCGTAAAGGCACAAAACGATCTGCATGGTAAAGTTGTTCAAAAAATTGGTGCTGATAAAGTTATTTTCCCCGAAAGAGATATGGGTGTTCGAGTTGCACATCACTTAATATCCCCCAATATTATAGACTATATTGAACTTTCTGCAGATTATAGCATTGTGGAAATCAAAGCAGCATCTAGAATGATTGGGAAAAATTTAAGTGAGTTACATATTAGAGCTAAGTTTGGTTGTAACGTTATTGCCATCAAAAGCGCTGATAAAATGAACATTGCTCCGCATGCCGAGGATTTAATAAAGGAAAATGATATTCTTGTTGTTGTAGGAGACAATGAACATTTACAAAATTTTGAAATGTCATTTAGGGAGTAAGTGAGGCATGAAAATCACCTCGTTAACAAACAGTCATGTAAAAGAATGGGTTAGACTTTTAACTAAAAAAGGCAGGGATCAACAAAGTAAGTATATTGTAGAAGGAATTCATTTAGTTAAAGAAGCGATAAATAGTGCTAATGTAAAAGTAGAACATGTTGTGTATTCATATGAAAAGGGAGTTCC
Coding sequences:
- a CDS encoding PspA/IM30 family protein: MGVFKRISDMTKASLHEVLDKIEDPIVMLNQYLRDMEEEIANAEVTVAKQLANERMLKQRLDEMVASSKSKELKATEVMKNGQDDEAKEILEQKIQLDQKAEELTQMHLVSKSQAEELKDQLHEMKEEFYKMRNKRNELASRSQIADTKKQMAQLSNNQQIDRGNASSGFRRVEEKIVQKEIESQVFSSKEFTKSNLTNINPANKEKLDAEFKALKDKATKSK
- the liaF gene encoding cell wall-active antibiotics response protein LiaF yields the protein MKERSNRNTALVLIFAGLYLLFGNLIGFLTVAALILIWFGANRVRIGEKNKGYLLIVIGIIILISNHVMFVVGLVLIAFGYFYMRSDKQKFDEPFMQKQNIVQSIKWKKNQWTLKNMMIRSIVGEIQMDVSNALIEEKETKIILQGIVGDIDIIVPEHIGVTIESTVIIGEIGLNWEKEAGIMNKYIWTSPNYASSDVKIHFVISYLIGDIDIRII
- a CDS encoding sensor histidine kinase, yielding MRRNKKKLTNMIWRNMGESITASILIFFIIIYFLETNGYLKRLEPWIMVQHSLTLFVIVLIIGALFGFLQSNKIKKRLDRLHDSMLLLEKGNLPKDIPSLGEDEIGRLADQLSDIRTKWEDQITSLQRLSTNNAQLAEKARFSAVTEERQRLARELHDAVSQQLFAISMTATAVGRTLNIDFEKAKRQVSLIEEMASVAQSEMRALLLHLRPVHLEGKRLSQGLHELLHELNSKVPIHITLDMDDNLQLTKGVEDHIFRIIQEALSNTLRHSKASEMEIKCSYNGSIVRLMIKDNGVGFDMNVQKHASYGIVSMKERINEIGGSIQFITAPGKGTRIEIRIPVVNGERGRQDAYSN
- a CDS encoding response regulator transcription factor; translated protein: MPIPIKVLIVDDHEMVRIGLSAVLSTEEDIEIIGEASNGEEGIRLAQDYDPDVVLMDLVMEEMDGIETTKKILKLKPKCKVIVLTSYLDDEKVYPVIEAGAFSYLLKTSRATEIAQAIRSAMNGHPILESQVASKIMNRFRQTQQEKEPHEELTEREMEVLRLIAKGKSNQDVADELFIGVKTVKFHVTNILAKLGVEDRTQAAIYAFKHGLAE
- the zwf gene encoding glucose-6-phosphate dehydrogenase, which gives rise to MNNNLNSQSGVTFFIFGATGDLAKRKLYPAIYSLFREGKLSERFAVIGLARRHRSKEEFQNDVYHSIQEFARYDISKDDNWQSFVNHFEYMSLNTNDKNAFYELNQLTESLEQRFNIEGNRLFYLALAPQLFGQVANHLREGRLLQSTGWHRVVIEKPFGYDLKSAEDLNTQIREVFEEEEIYRIDHYLGKEMIQNIEVIRFANAFFEPLWNNKYIANIQITLSETVGVGDRGGYYENSGALRDMAQNHMLQMVAMMAMEPPSRMESEDIRDEKVKVLRSIRSYKDEQEVKESVVRAQYIEGTLNNKTVKAYRDEDSVSKTSNTETFFAAELYVDNFRWAGVPFYVRTGKRLPAKATEVVVEFKNIPENVYFAKTNTLEPNLLVFRVNPQEGIYIKFNAKKPGGESMIIPVAMDFCQSCEVGLNTPEAYERLVFDAIRGDSTYFTRWDEVASAWKYIDSISESWSSSDGSDLQYYEAGTWGPKGMKDLLEKKGFKWWPVHGQEEAEVTWVQVKSEK
- a CDS encoding cyclase family protein, which translates into the protein MFKIYDISMTIHEDMQVYKNKEEKKPKIETASDFSNSSAFESILSLNVHTGTHLDAPLHMIEGGETIESIPLENLVSTARVLDLTHVEGQIGKSDLEPFAIQEGEWILFKTKNSLSEQFDFNFIYLNEDGAAYLKEINVKGIGTDGLGIERAQPDHETHKILFENKIIIVEGLRLKDVPSGTYFMVIAPLKLEGIDAAPARALLLGQ
- a CDS encoding peptide chain release factor 3, which gives rise to MNQTSKETFDQEVNKRRTFAIISHPDAGKTTLTEKLLLFGGAIRLAGTVKGRKASKHATSDWMEIEKQRGISVTSSVMQFEYEGHKVNILDTPGHQDFSEDTYRTLTAADSAVMLIDSAKGVEAQTMKLFEVCRKRGIPIFTFINKMDREGQNPFDLLEEIENVLGIRSFPMNWPIGSGKQLCGVYDRHTTRVELFQGDNHDEIKVQDVSGYDDEIIKNITTDYLFESLNEDLQLLDVAGDPFDYEKVKQGELTPVFFGSAINNFGVQTFLDNFLKLAPSPVPRTSSQGEISPSDKNFSGFVFKIQANMNPAHRDRIAFLRICSGEFDRGMSVKHIRTGKNIKLAQPQQFMAQDRDIVEQAYAGDIIGLFDPGIFKIGDSLSVKANLEFDELPTFPPELFAKVIVKNALKNKQFQKGIEQLTDEGTVQYFQSIAGDEKILGVVGQLQFEVFEYRMKVEYGVDIELHRLSYQLSRWIQADQIEPSKFRINSQLVLDKKGNHVALFENEYAMRTSMEKNENVQFLENPLQ
- the sspI gene encoding small acid-soluble spore protein SspI, producing the protein MMDLRQAIFQKLQNKNESELHEIITDSIHNDERALPGLGVIFELIWEKSDEQTQSQLISTLESHLPQ
- a CDS encoding potassium channel family protein; translated protein: MKKQFAVIGIGRFGSSVAKTLYHMGFEVLAIDSNESRIQEIINEVTHAVQADTTDDEALKAIGIRNFDVVVVAIGQDIQASILTTLILKDLGVNTLIVKAQNDLHGKVVQKIGADKVIFPERDMGVRVAHHLISPNIIDYIELSADYSIVEIKAASRMIGKNLSELHIRAKFGCNVIAIKSADKMNIAPHAEDLIKENDILVVVGDNEHLQNFEMSFRE